One window of Methanogenium organophilum genomic DNA carries:
- a CDS encoding DUF4350 domain-containing protein has product MVIAALVLAGVVILSYLSSTDAELSRYNTGWNGTSSFYDQLERSGSNPITSYPALLSTPPNTFIMVEPHSAPKEEDKNSIRHFVTNGGTLIVIAKKESANTILEAAGSSVRIHESKLSSMDMEYDDPRMVIAYQAQEHNLLEDVKSIALNQPSTVTGGEALLETSSISWIDTNNNGIADGAEKLGKETVMAREIIDNGEIIVLADSGILINSMDFTVSERDNAQFRTNLVTSKQLSYDTITSQPFVTEGALQAVTGAKSTTVIKILAILLITGIICAAYARKIL; this is encoded by the coding sequence ATGGTAATCGCAGCCCTGGTGCTCGCAGGCGTTGTGATACTTAGTTATCTCTCCTCGACAGATGCTGAACTATCCCGCTATAACACCGGATGGAACGGAACCTCATCTTTCTATGATCAGCTTGAAAGATCCGGCAGCAATCCCATTACCTCCTATCCGGCTCTCCTTTCGACACCTCCAAATACGTTCATCATGGTTGAACCACACTCTGCACCCAAAGAAGAGGATAAAAACAGTATCCGGCATTTTGTTACAAACGGCGGAACGCTTATTGTAATTGCGAAAAAAGAATCAGCTAACACCATTCTGGAGGCGGCAGGAAGCTCGGTCAGAATTCATGAATCGAAATTGTCAAGCATGGATATGGAATATGATGATCCCCGCATGGTAATCGCCTATCAGGCACAGGAGCACAATCTGCTTGAAGATGTGAAGAGCATTGCCCTGAATCAGCCGTCAACCGTAACCGGCGGCGAAGCACTTCTTGAGACTTCATCCATCTCATGGATTGACACCAATAACAACGGGATAGCAGATGGCGCGGAAAAATTAGGAAAAGAAACCGTGATGGCCCGTGAGATCATAGACAATGGAGAAATCATTGTTCTTGCAGACAGTGGGATACTGATCAACAGTATGGATTTCACGGTCTCAGAACGAGATAATGCACAATTTCGGACAAACCTTGTTACCTCTAAACAACTATCCTATGACACAATTACATCGCAACCATTCGTGACAGAAGGTGCTCTTCAGGCAGTTACCGGAGCAAAAAGCACAACGGTTATTAAAATATTAGCCATACTGCTAATCACAGGCATTATCTGCGCCGCATATGCACGAAAAATACTCTAA
- a CDS encoding DUF1616 domain-containing protein has translation MTKSPTTEDLYRAFGTGIWFRDLVGILVWLGIAVLTVYVPYLNESPLRIVFALPVVLFIPGYALIAALFPGNEEIDTLERIALSFGLSIALVPLIGLALNYTPWGIRLDPIVISLVIFTVLMVLAAHYRRALLAPEERFSMPIWDWYTEAKSELFSEDQSSLDRALSYILIIAIVAAVVTTIYVIVVPKEGEHFTEFYILGEEGMAADYPDRFSVGTAQPVIIGVGNHEYKPVDYMIEVWEMNQEWIAEENRSEIYSMDLLDRFPVSVAHNETTEIPYNFTVTDGGTNRIQFLLFMDAVPDDSVSGAERINASYQDLHLWVDVRPSYG, from the coding sequence ATGACAAAATCACCGACAACAGAAGACCTTTACAGGGCCTTTGGAACAGGAATCTGGTTTCGCGATCTTGTGGGAATATTGGTATGGCTGGGAATAGCTGTTCTGACAGTATATGTCCCCTATCTGAATGAAAGTCCCCTGAGAATTGTATTTGCACTTCCGGTTGTGCTTTTTATTCCGGGATATGCACTCATTGCAGCACTCTTTCCCGGAAATGAGGAGATCGACACCCTTGAACGAATTGCGCTCTCATTTGGATTATCAATAGCTCTAGTGCCGCTGATTGGACTTGCACTAAATTATACTCCCTGGGGAATACGGCTGGACCCGATTGTCATTTCACTTGTCATCTTCACTGTCCTGATGGTGCTCGCTGCTCACTACCGGCGTGCACTGCTAGCCCCGGAAGAGCGGTTTTCGATGCCCATATGGGATTGGTATACAGAAGCAAAATCAGAACTCTTCTCTGAAGATCAGAGTTCACTTGACCGTGCACTCTCATATATTCTCATTATCGCCATTGTGGCGGCAGTTGTTACTACCATCTATGTAATCGTTGTGCCCAAGGAGGGTGAGCATTTCACTGAATTCTATATTCTGGGAGAAGAGGGGATGGCAGCGGATTATCCGGACCGGTTTTCTGTGGGCACCGCACAGCCGGTGATCATTGGTGTGGGAAACCATGAATACAAACCTGTGGATTATATGATCGAGGTCTGGGAAATGAATCAGGAATGGATTGCCGAAGAAAACCGTTCTGAAATATATTCAATGGATCTTTTAGACAGGTTCCCTGTCTCAGTGGCTCACAATGAGACTACTGAGATTCCCTACAACTTTACGGTAACCGATGGCGGGACAAACAGAATCCAGTTCCTTCTCTTCATGGATGCGGTGCCTGATGATTCTGTGTCAGGTGCGGAACGGATCAATGCCTCATACCAGGATCTTCATCTCTGGGTCGATGTTCGTCCTTCATACGGGTGA
- a CDS encoding S8 family serine peptidase, with protein MESLVKKSIFLSITLFVLIAGASAAQFDDDGVDKFAIVNPPEEGGGERIPVFLVMSDQPTATTSVQTMKATAASEQYAAMSALAGIDSYAAEAAQSYWLVNAIRVEAYPADLDRLASLPGVDHIERDFTVTVADPTVETMNEVSPDYIVASKDEGGVVWSADFIDAPTVWDTGNIGAGVNISIIDTGIDGGHPAFGDRIVAWADFVGDGLTPYDDNGHGTHCAGTSAGGVVETTYGGDTIDVTLGVAPGANLMGAKVLNAAGSGDFSVILEGAQWSVVNGADVISMSLGGFLGPWQDDFSSEKIVGTLNASSSAEVFIEAAPSYNTNWEPQFIVGAVYAESSAIDEIVSGGNLTFVVTDATDGTATGSVIDWLGFDTPSNIYYFKAPYADNAGAWTGNWKATLTNNGNESIDIDKIRMAVCYQSNGQDIASDTLNNLMEQGVTVVVSAGNSGEYGLGTIGTPGTAEDVITVGATDYMMDYRASFSSMGPVGSLSPYIKPDVVAPGVGIISSYKDGGYAIMDGTSMSTPAVAGAAALMLAGNSSLSSADVKDALMSSAVHLDENGLVLDTMVMNSAYGAGRVDAYEAVNITDGLGGTPAGDGVIYEFFGGILSESSVYGDVLPVTAVAWNVTGGVPMAGEEIEFSVRNYDLPYVFVNSTEVTDSSGNVLTSLDISGYDADSYVELSIAWNEHVIKQGFYKQVLPEESVVGDFIFSSQWYTATPDDTVQIKYPLLDPDGAPYTDNVTLIIGNYSTDIYSETISPVAGVVSTDVNLGALTGVAEDTYDITIDTVDVGSLEVASEEYIWYELSFYPDTAICSPGSSLDISTVITSGHHGNSASTTATATVVTFSEAEINSLTTETRNSILGGEVTSLDELRSDIQGMGVNEFSETFPMANGIGVYSLDMPADAYLAMVYVTTPLTGVEPTNAALVYGEITPWIRHSTTESSFEIPFGEMTSIRKTSSDWSATWDQETYSSIPASEASLGFTVYSYTFDESANEYVVTPAADRLVYLYTPDGVMNATTAADGTCGFTLTPGETGDLGYEYLAVTDGLYVSDDTYEGAYPFDYPTLYSRISADLITLEPSAPSYRSYIIPDTASREISVDAEGDTRTITITSTGPDDESIQEKGMFTFDKLGEYFSSEGTFDASTVQFDGTVSKSVVVPENGSYDAEFILLNPVEGSIHYTGTTFADTSYDLTYQIMDDVLQGTSVPVTFTLTDHDGNPVTGAKVLLGLGAAGGSLYPYGIYRDARYENVNTYLGDYPDPYSQVDTGYTDASGQVTLTFTAPTSAEQANRLDLGIHSSVNYQIICIHNDRLIATEYDCFMPVAGELPDFVPSVDAPHVVKINRDDTVKVNDLSVLVTNVGTADFVYSSSPVKLTAVVGSYSSPTEYPYDILKGETEEVLYLNVDESAETYGIDPGTTSLPQDKIVEVTVNPERTIDELRYDNNVYNHNLRITAPDLVTEIIAPTTTTQFGETPIGVKVTNAGEVPSVATTLNYIITGSPAESGIAIAALGPGNSTTIWKNETLTVGEYTITAEVNPGHVTDYETSYANNGDTRELTSYAHAPASIVLPPAEVLIPGSQIELPIVVENVTGLAAFQMNFSYNASVIEVTDVLSGDVGGFIGNLDHAQEGYVIFNGAQMSSESGDVTVATLVIDVSGSSGDETPLELSAELWDINEFTIPVTVTDGSATLLLYGDANDDGFVNQADTLKVLKWVVGIDADKPTFGTRLLQTDVTENSLVDVGDAMFIAQKNAELRDDYFNIIP; from the coding sequence ATGGAATCGTTGGTTAAAAAAAGCATTTTTCTGTCTATTACATTATTTGTTCTCATTGCGGGTGCATCAGCAGCCCAATTTGACGATGATGGAGTTGACAAATTTGCGATTGTAAACCCCCCCGAGGAGGGTGGTGGGGAACGTATCCCGGTATTTCTGGTCATGAGTGATCAGCCAACCGCGACGACGTCTGTACAGACCATGAAAGCGACTGCTGCGTCAGAGCAGTATGCAGCAATGAGTGCACTTGCCGGAATAGATTCCTATGCGGCAGAGGCCGCACAGTCCTATTGGCTGGTAAATGCCATTCGTGTGGAGGCATATCCGGCAGATTTGGACAGGCTTGCTTCGCTGCCCGGCGTGGATCATATCGAACGTGATTTCACGGTGACGGTCGCAGACCCAACAGTCGAGACAATGAATGAAGTATCTCCTGATTACATTGTGGCCTCAAAAGATGAAGGTGGCGTGGTCTGGAGTGCAGATTTCATTGATGCTCCAACAGTATGGGATACTGGAAACATTGGAGCCGGAGTCAATATCTCAATTATCGACACAGGAATCGATGGAGGCCATCCCGCCTTTGGTGATCGGATTGTTGCCTGGGCGGATTTCGTCGGTGACGGGTTGACACCATATGATGACAATGGTCACGGCACCCACTGTGCGGGCACGTCTGCCGGAGGTGTTGTGGAAACAACATATGGCGGTGACACAATTGATGTGACGCTGGGAGTCGCACCCGGTGCAAACCTGATGGGGGCGAAAGTTCTCAATGCAGCAGGCAGCGGAGATTTTTCAGTTATCCTGGAAGGTGCACAGTGGTCGGTTGTCAATGGGGCAGATGTCATCTCCATGAGTCTCGGAGGTTTTTTGGGGCCGTGGCAGGACGATTTCAGTTCTGAGAAGATTGTCGGTACTCTTAATGCCAGTTCTTCTGCTGAAGTATTCATCGAAGCGGCTCCATCTTATAACACAAACTGGGAGCCACAGTTTATTGTTGGTGCAGTGTATGCAGAAAGCTCTGCCATTGATGAGATTGTTAGTGGTGGAAACCTGACCTTTGTGGTAACTGATGCAACCGATGGCACTGCAACAGGCAGTGTGATTGACTGGCTTGGATTTGACACCCCCTCGAATATTTACTACTTCAAGGCACCGTATGCAGACAATGCAGGTGCATGGACAGGTAATTGGAAAGCGACACTGACAAACAATGGAAATGAGAGTATTGATATTGATAAGATCCGGATGGCGGTCTGTTATCAGTCCAATGGGCAGGATATTGCTTCCGATACGCTGAACAACCTGATGGAACAGGGTGTCACTGTTGTTGTCTCTGCCGGAAACAGTGGTGAATATGGTCTCGGTACTATTGGAACACCGGGTACGGCAGAGGATGTCATCACGGTTGGTGCTACAGACTATATGATGGACTACCGTGCATCATTCAGCAGTATGGGTCCGGTTGGTTCTTTAAGTCCATATATCAAACCGGATGTCGTTGCTCCGGGTGTTGGCATTATCTCTTCATATAAGGATGGAGGATATGCAATCATGGACGGCACATCCATGTCGACGCCTGCGGTGGCAGGGGCGGCAGCACTGATGCTTGCAGGAAACAGCAGTCTTTCCTCAGCGGATGTCAAGGACGCTTTAATGTCTTCTGCTGTCCACCTTGACGAGAATGGTCTTGTCCTTGACACAATGGTGATGAACAGTGCATATGGTGCCGGACGGGTGGACGCCTATGAAGCTGTCAACATAACAGATGGTCTTGGGGGCACTCCGGCTGGTGACGGCGTCATCTACGAGTTCTTTGGCGGAATATTGTCAGAAAGCAGTGTTTACGGGGATGTACTCCCTGTTACTGCAGTCGCATGGAATGTCACAGGCGGCGTGCCGATGGCAGGAGAAGAGATAGAGTTCTCCGTCAGAAACTATGATCTGCCTTATGTATTTGTGAATTCGACTGAAGTCACTGATTCGTCTGGCAATGTCCTGACTTCTCTGGACATATCCGGATATGACGCGGACAGTTATGTGGAACTAAGCATTGCATGGAATGAACATGTGATTAAACAGGGTTTCTACAAACAGGTATTGCCTGAAGAATCTGTGGTAGGAGACTTTATTTTCAGTTCGCAGTGGTACACAGCCACACCTGATGATACTGTACAAATCAAGTATCCGCTTTTGGATCCGGATGGTGCGCCGTACACCGATAATGTAACTCTGATAATTGGAAACTACAGTACAGACATTTACTCAGAAACTATTTCCCCGGTGGCAGGAGTGGTGTCGACTGACGTGAACCTTGGTGCATTAACAGGTGTTGCAGAAGATACGTATGATATTACTATTGACACAGTTGATGTAGGGTCTCTGGAGGTCGCTTCTGAGGAGTACATATGGTACGAATTGTCATTCTATCCGGATACAGCAATATGCAGTCCTGGTTCATCGCTTGATATAAGTACAGTCATTACATCAGGACATCATGGTAATTCTGCCAGTACGACTGCTACTGCCACGGTGGTAACATTTAGCGAAGCCGAGATCAATTCCCTTACAACAGAGACACGTAATTCCATCCTTGGAGGTGAAGTTACATCTCTGGATGAACTAAGATCTGATATTCAGGGGATGGGTGTCAACGAATTTTCAGAAACGTTCCCCATGGCAAATGGCATAGGTGTCTATTCTCTTGACATGCCTGCAGATGCGTATCTTGCAATGGTGTATGTAACAACACCGCTTACTGGGGTTGAACCTACGAATGCAGCTCTGGTGTATGGTGAAATTACACCTTGGATACGTCACAGCACCACTGAGAGTTCTTTTGAGATTCCGTTCGGTGAAATGACCAGTATCCGAAAAACATCCTCAGATTGGTCGGCAACATGGGATCAGGAAACGTATAGCAGTATCCCGGCATCAGAGGCATCACTTGGCTTTACGGTTTATTCTTACACCTTTGATGAATCTGCGAATGAGTATGTGGTAACACCAGCAGCAGATCGTCTGGTCTATCTCTATACTCCTGATGGAGTGATGAATGCCACAACCGCTGCGGACGGTACATGCGGGTTTACCCTGACCCCCGGTGAAACAGGTGACCTCGGGTATGAATATCTCGCGGTGACTGATGGGCTGTATGTATCTGATGATACCTATGAAGGGGCTTACCCGTTCGACTACCCTACTCTGTATTCAAGGATCTCTGCAGACCTCATTACTCTTGAACCGTCTGCTCCGTCTTATAGGTCCTATATCATACCGGATACGGCAAGCCGCGAAATCTCGGTTGATGCAGAGGGCGATACCCGTACGATAACCATTACAAGCACTGGCCCTGATGATGAATCCATTCAGGAAAAAGGGATGTTCACCTTCGATAAGCTGGGAGAATATTTCTCATCAGAGGGCACATTCGATGCTTCAACCGTGCAGTTTGACGGAACGGTTAGTAAATCTGTGGTAGTTCCTGAAAATGGGTCTTATGATGCAGAATTTATTCTGCTGAACCCCGTAGAAGGAAGCATTCATTATACGGGCACAACATTCGCTGACACATCATATGACCTGACATATCAGATCATGGATGATGTGCTCCAGGGTACATCCGTACCGGTAACGTTCACGCTTACAGATCACGATGGTAACCCGGTAACAGGAGCGAAGGTTCTTTTGGGGCTGGGCGCTGCCGGGGGATCATTATATCCATATGGCATCTATCGGGATGCACGATATGAGAATGTCAACACCTACCTGGGAGATTACCCTGACCCATACAGTCAGGTCGACACAGGATATACTGATGCCAGTGGTCAGGTGACTCTGACATTTACTGCACCAACGTCTGCTGAACAGGCAAACCGGCTTGACCTTGGCATTCACAGTTCAGTGAACTACCAGATTATCTGTATTCACAATGACAGGCTCATTGCCACAGAGTATGATTGTTTCATGCCGGTTGCGGGAGAACTGCCTGATTTCGTACCGAGTGTGGATGCACCGCATGTGGTGAAGATCAACCGGGATGACACAGTCAAGGTTAATGATCTTAGCGTGTTAGTTACCAATGTGGGGACGGCTGATTTCGTGTACAGTAGTTCACCTGTGAAATTAACTGCAGTAGTAGGCAGCTATTCAAGCCCAACAGAATACCCTTATGACATCCTCAAAGGGGAAACAGAGGAGGTACTCTACCTGAATGTTGATGAGTCTGCAGAAACCTATGGTATTGACCCGGGGACTACCAGTCTTCCACAGGATAAAATTGTGGAAGTAACTGTCAATCCTGAACGCACAATTGATGAACTCCGCTACGACAACAATGTCTATAACCATAATCTGAGGATCACGGCGCCCGATCTTGTAACAGAGATCATCGCACCAACAACAACGACTCAGTTCGGAGAAACACCAATTGGTGTGAAGGTCACAAACGCCGGTGAAGTCCCAAGTGTCGCAACAACCCTGAATTATATCATCACTGGGTCACCTGCCGAATCCGGCATTGCAATCGCTGCTCTTGGACCGGGTAATTCCACCACAATCTGGAAAAATGAAACTCTTACTGTGGGAGAATATACCATCACTGCAGAAGTCAACCCCGGTCATGTGACCGACTATGAGACGTCATACGCGAACAATGGGGATACAAGAGAACTCACATCCTATGCCCACGCACCAGCATCAATTGTGCTGCCTCCGGCTGAAGTGTTGATTCCAGGTTCACAGATTGAACTCCCAATCGTTGTGGAAAATGTCACTGGCCTTGCAGCTTTCCAGATGAATTTCAGCTACAACGCATCGGTAATTGAAGTTACTGACGTGCTTTCCGGAGATGTCGGCGGGTTTATTGGAAACCTGGACCATGCTCAGGAAGGCTATGTAATCTTTAATGGTGCACAAATGAGCAGTGAAAGCGGAGATGTAACCGTTGCAACACTCGTAATAGATGTCAGTGGAAGCAGTGGTGATGAGACACCTCTTGAACTGTCGGCAGAACTCTGGGATATAAACGAATTTACGATTCCTGTCACTGTCACCGATGGCAGTGCAACACTCCTCCTCTATGGAGATGCAAATGATGACGGGTTCGTGAATCAGGCAGACACCCTCAAAGTGCTCAAATGGGTGGTTGGTATTGATGCCGATAAACCAACATTTGGTACACGCCTCTTACAGACAGATGTCACAGAGAACAGCCTTGTAGATGTGGGTGATGCAATGTTTATCGCCCAGAAAAATGCGGAATTGAGGGATGATTACTTCAATATCATACCTTAA
- a CDS encoding DUF58 domain-containing protein, giving the protein MVSAWIFDDPSFFFTGGALWLFPLLSLHTSISAARKAALSMTGERDTKERFSRSGTRINMTTTLTSHIQPGYLLEVEDILPDSATDIIGKTTGTIPNGGGTCTLQYSFRLLAHGTIHPGGVTLRCSNSFFTIEVPVQKPSLQDPALFVFPEKGQQYESSGGYGDRETMRRTPIKSAGVRSFREFRQGDNMRDIDWKMTARYGTRYVREHTGSEGGTAALVIDLPIDTGAVTEQMFSGMRKAVIQRVADILDRRDSSMMIVLSGYQIVAVRDIVPGADVLHELSDTLTPKKRQFSLFRAYSPIMLAARMRKAGGEMPLSPAALRATETFAKSAERLKFEETFYRVLSSSHDTEIHCYTTGIGDMSHIWSMATSAYALHRPVRIFLPEETFREDIRKEAEFFNVRSFEVIQ; this is encoded by the coding sequence ATGGTATCTGCATGGATCTTTGATGACCCGTCATTTTTCTTTACAGGAGGTGCTCTATGGCTCTTTCCCCTCCTGTCTCTGCATACCAGCATTTCTGCTGCCCGAAAGGCTGCACTAAGCATGACAGGAGAGAGAGATACCAAAGAGCGGTTTTCCCGTTCCGGTACGCGTATCAATATGACTACAACGCTCACCAGCCATATTCAGCCTGGTTATTTACTTGAAGTCGAAGATATCCTCCCGGATTCAGCAACAGACATCATCGGGAAAACAACCGGTACCATTCCGAATGGTGGTGGAACATGCACCCTGCAGTATTCCTTCCGGCTTCTCGCACATGGCACAATCCATCCCGGTGGTGTCACTCTCCGCTGTTCAAACAGCTTCTTTACTATCGAAGTACCCGTCCAGAAACCTTCCCTGCAGGACCCTGCACTTTTTGTTTTTCCGGAAAAAGGACAACAATATGAGAGTTCAGGGGGATACGGCGACCGGGAGACAATGCGCAGAACACCCATAAAAAGCGCTGGCGTCCGCTCATTTCGTGAATTCCGGCAGGGGGACAATATGAGAGACATAGACTGGAAAATGACAGCGAGGTACGGAACGAGATATGTGCGCGAACATACCGGAAGTGAAGGTGGAACCGCAGCACTCGTTATTGATCTCCCCATTGACACAGGAGCTGTTACAGAGCAGATGTTTTCCGGCATGCGAAAAGCGGTCATCCAAAGAGTTGCGGATATTTTAGACCGCCGGGATTCATCTATGATGATCGTCCTCTCAGGATATCAGATTGTGGCAGTCAGGGATATCGTTCCGGGTGCGGATGTACTTCATGAACTATCCGATACACTCACCCCAAAAAAACGCCAATTCTCACTATTTCGGGCATATTCCCCGATAATGCTTGCGGCAAGAATGCGAAAGGCGGGGGGGGAAATGCCACTCTCCCCAGCGGCACTGAGAGCAACCGAGACATTTGCCAAGTCAGCAGAGCGTCTCAAATTCGAAGAAACATTTTATCGTGTACTCTCATCATCCCATGATACAGAAATTCATTGTTATACAACAGGAATTGGCGATATGAGTCATATATGGTCTATGGCAACTTCTGCATATGCATTGCACCGCCCGGTGAGAATTTTTCTTCCTGAAGAGACATTCAGAGAAGATATTAGAAAAGAAGCAGAATTCTTCAATGTACGTTCTTTTGAGGTGATTCAATGA
- a CDS encoding AAA family ATPase, which translates to MTEFKNTRSITQISQNYTRMREEIRKMVVGNDDLIEMMIIAILSEGHILIEGVPGTAKTTLAKTCAILSGCDFNRFQCSVDSQPADVIGIQFWNPDDRKFELRKGPVFTNIFLIDEINRMSPKTQSAFIEALSEKQATIDGTGYELPNPFCAIATQNPMEFEGTFPLIEAQKDRFMFSVYATHLSGEEELEVVRREQDGTLNWKKFAETLSPLFSQEGILNDIQYVKTIHVGEEILAYIRDIVMATREHGDIALGSSTRGTIALLRGSRAKAALESRNYVIPDDVKKVAEKALQHRIILRREAEISGTNSIAVIRQILDSVEVP; encoded by the coding sequence ATGACAGAATTCAAAAATACTCGGTCAATTACACAAATATCACAGAACTATACCCGCATGCGGGAAGAAATTCGAAAGATGGTTGTCGGAAATGACGATCTCATTGAAATGATGATCATTGCCATTCTCTCAGAGGGACATATACTGATTGAAGGGGTACCAGGCACAGCTAAGACAACACTTGCAAAGACCTGCGCAATTCTTTCCGGATGCGATTTTAACCGGTTTCAGTGCTCTGTAGATAGTCAGCCGGCGGATGTCATCGGCATACAGTTCTGGAACCCTGACGACAGGAAATTTGAACTGAGAAAAGGACCGGTATTTACCAATATCTTTTTGATTGATGAAATAAACCGTATGTCTCCGAAAACACAGAGCGCATTCATCGAGGCACTCTCTGAAAAACAGGCGACAATCGATGGAACCGGATATGAACTCCCCAATCCATTCTGTGCTATTGCAACACAAAACCCCATGGAATTTGAAGGAACATTTCCCCTGATAGAAGCACAGAAAGACCGGTTTATGTTCTCAGTCTATGCAACACACCTCTCCGGAGAGGAGGAACTTGAAGTTGTCCGGCGCGAGCAGGACGGTACACTTAATTGGAAAAAGTTTGCAGAAACTCTTTCACCCCTCTTTTCCCAGGAAGGCATACTGAATGATATTCAATATGTCAAAACGATCCATGTCGGAGAAGAGATTCTTGCATATATCCGTGACATTGTCATGGCAACACGTGAACATGGCGATATTGCTCTGGGTTCAAGCACTCGTGGAACAATTGCACTTCTCCGGGGAAGCCGGGCAAAGGCAGCGCTGGAAAGTCGGAATTATGTGATTCCTGATGATGTAAAAAAGGTAGCCGAAAAAGCACTTCAGCACAGGATTATTCTCAGACGCGAGGCCGAGATCAGTGGAACAAACAGCATTGCTGTCATCCGGCAAATCCTTGATTCTGTCGAGGTGCCCTGA